A genomic window from Oceanobacillus timonensis includes:
- the gatB gene encoding Asp-tRNA(Asn)/Glu-tRNA(Gln) amidotransferase subunit GatB — MNFETIIGLEVHVELKTQSKIFSPGTNEFGSAPNTNVNPIDLGYPGTLPVLNEEAVNFAMKAALALNCEIATDTKFDRKNYFYPDNPKAYQISQFDQPIGEHGWIEIEVNGQKKKIGITRLHLEEDAGKLTHGEDGYSYVDYNRQGTPLIEIVSEPDMRSPEEAYAYLEKLKNIIQYTGVSDVKMQEGSLRCDANISLRPIGQEEFGTKAELKNLNSFSFVQKGLEFEEKRQEKELLTGGEILQETRRYDEKTKETILMRVKEGSDDYRYFPEPDLVPLYIDEAWKERIRSEIPELPDARRERYVNELGLSEYDANVLTASKQMSDFFEEAVEQGADMKQVSNWLMGEVSAYMNKNYKEVEELAITPVALAKMIQLIDDGTISSKIAKKVFAELVENGGDPEKIVEEKGLVQISDPEQLKPVINDILDQNEQSIIDFKDGKKKAKGFLVGQIMKATKGQANPQLVNEILAAELEKR; from the coding sequence ATGAATTTCGAAACAATTATTGGACTTGAGGTACACGTAGAGTTAAAAACACAATCAAAAATCTTCAGCCCGGGCACAAACGAATTCGGCTCTGCACCAAATACAAATGTGAATCCGATTGACTTAGGATACCCGGGAACGCTGCCTGTTTTAAACGAAGAGGCGGTTAACTTTGCTATGAAAGCAGCATTGGCATTAAATTGTGAAATAGCAACCGATACAAAATTTGACCGTAAAAACTACTTTTATCCGGATAATCCGAAAGCTTATCAAATCTCACAATTTGACCAGCCAATTGGGGAACATGGCTGGATTGAAATTGAAGTAAATGGCCAGAAGAAAAAAATTGGCATCACCCGTCTGCATTTGGAAGAGGATGCCGGAAAATTGACACACGGGGAAGATGGTTATTCGTATGTCGATTACAATCGTCAGGGAACACCGTTGATTGAAATTGTATCCGAGCCGGATATGCGTTCTCCGGAAGAAGCTTATGCATACTTAGAGAAGCTGAAAAATATTATTCAATATACAGGTGTATCAGATGTGAAAATGCAGGAAGGGTCTCTGCGTTGTGATGCTAATATCTCGCTTCGTCCAATTGGACAGGAGGAATTTGGTACCAAAGCAGAATTGAAAAACTTAAACTCTTTCTCTTTTGTGCAAAAAGGATTGGAATTTGAGGAAAAACGTCAGGAAAAAGAATTACTGACCGGCGGAGAGATTTTACAGGAAACACGCCGCTATGATGAAAAAACCAAAGAAACGATTCTAATGCGTGTTAAAGAAGGTTCGGATGACTATCGTTATTTCCCGGAACCTGATCTTGTGCCGCTATATATTGATGAGGCTTGGAAAGAACGTATCCGCAGTGAAATTCCGGAACTTCCTGATGCAAGAAGAGAACGTTATGTGAATGAATTAGGTCTGTCGGAATATGATGCAAATGTATTAACGGCATCCAAGCAGATGTCCGATTTCTTTGAAGAAGCAGTAGAACAAGGAGCCGATATGAAGCAGGTGTCCAACTGGTTAATGGGAGAAGTTTCTGCTTACATGAATAAAAACTATAAAGAAGTAGAAGAATTGGCCATTACACCAGTCGCCTTGGCAAAAATGATTCAACTGATTGATGATGGCACGATTTCATCTAAAATTGCGAAGAAAGTATTTGCAGAACTGGTTGAAAACGGCGGTGACCCGGAAAAAATTGTCGAAGAAAAAGGCCTGGTGCAAATCTCTGATCCAGAGCAATTAAAGCCGGTTATCAATGATATTCTCGATCAAAATGAACAATCTATCATTGATTTCAAAGATGGCAAGAAAAAAGCAAAAGGCTTCCTTGTCGGACAAATTATGAAAGCAACAAAAGGACAGGCGAACCCGCAGCTTGTAAACGAAATTCTGGCAGCGGAGCTTGAAAAGAGATAA
- a CDS encoding diacylglycerol kinase — MKKARIIYNPTSGREAVKKELPNILEKLETAGYETSAHATTCEGDAIDAAKTAVERGYDLIVAAGGDGTINEVVHGVAEQEHRPKLAILPAGTTNDFSRALHIPKDIGKATDIILEGNSMKLDIGKANEHYFINIAGGGKLTELTYDVPSKLKTMLGQLAYYMKGIEMLPSLKPAHVKIEYDEHVLEEDIMLFLISNTNSVGGFEKLAPDARLNDGYFDVLILKKTNLAEFIQIASLALRGEHLKSKNIIYTQAKRIKVTNEDKMQLNIDGEYGGMLPGEFINLQEHIEFMVPAEFIEHQEDLE; from the coding sequence ATGAAAAAGGCCCGAATCATTTATAACCCTACTTCGGGACGTGAAGCAGTCAAAAAAGAATTACCAAATATCTTAGAAAAGCTGGAAACAGCCGGTTATGAGACTTCAGCGCATGCGACAACATGTGAGGGGGATGCTATCGACGCAGCAAAAACTGCAGTAGAGAGAGGCTATGACCTCATTGTTGCTGCTGGCGGCGATGGTACGATAAATGAGGTTGTTCATGGTGTAGCAGAACAAGAGCATCGACCAAAGTTAGCGATATTACCTGCTGGAACAACAAATGATTTTTCCAGAGCACTCCATATCCCTAAGGATATTGGTAAGGCTACAGACATTATTTTGGAAGGCAATTCGATGAAATTAGATATCGGAAAAGCCAATGAGCATTACTTTATCAATATTGCCGGCGGAGGAAAACTGACGGAATTAACATATGATGTCCCAAGCAAATTAAAAACCATGTTAGGTCAATTAGCATATTATATGAAAGGCATTGAGATGCTGCCTTCTTTGAAACCAGCCCACGTTAAAATTGAGTACGATGAGCATGTTCTGGAAGAGGATATCATGCTTTTTCTAATCTCTAATACGAATTCCGTCGGCGGTTTTGAAAAGCTGGCTCCCGATGCACGTTTAAATGATGGGTACTTTGATGTTCTCATCTTAAAGAAAACCAATCTTGCTGAATTTATTCAAATTGCATCACTTGCCCTTCGAGGGGAACACTTAAAAAGTAAAAACATTATCTATACACAAGCAAAGCGTATTAAAGTGACAAATGAGGATAAAATGCAGTTGAACATTGATGGCGAATACGGCGGTATGCTGCCAGGAGAATTTATCAATCTTCAGGAACATATTGAATTTATGGTTCCCGCTGAGTTTATCGAGCATCAAGAAGATTTGGAATAA